One window from the genome of Andrena cerasifolii isolate SP2316 chromosome 3, iyAndCera1_principal, whole genome shotgun sequence encodes:
- the LOC143366692 gene encoding uncharacterized protein LOC143366692 isoform X2, giving the protein MKIFVALAILVGAVSAEPPRYRPQQRQYYFARQQEETTTVADAPYAPSGWTPTGQAFNLPQREAQTPQRQYGAPQQQYGAPAAPQQQYGAPATPQKQYGAPSAPQQRYAGVSAPQQQYGAPTAPQQQYGAPAVPQQQYGAPQEATTTEVPSSTEEEDATTVASATESESEPVNSVNELEDEEVDERQPQQSGEYYVALPDGRLQRVRYISQQDVEAMKYFAKIRAENVEPLRGPIYAYSPLQKLQILPAGLQVSVAPVGPIAAAPAESKPQKLEIKPVAAQVQYQYDNPAGVIPLATGPASSAYTAYTTNYQVPASESRYLLTLQ; this is encoded by the exons ATGAAG ATATTCGTCGCCCTCGCCATTTTGGTCGGCGCAGTCAGCGCAGAGCCGCCAAGGTACCGTCCGCAACAAAGGCAATACTATTTTGCCAGGCAGCAAGAAGAAACCACCACTGTCGCTGACGCCCCTTACGCTCCGTCGGGCTGGACACCAACTGGGCAAGCCTTCAATCTTCCTCAGAGGGAGGCACAGACACCTCAGAGACAATACGGCGCCCCCCAGCAGCAATACGGTGCGCCAGCTGCCCCTCAGCAGCAGTACGGAGCACCAGCTACTCCTCAGAAGCAATATGGCGCCCCTAGTGCGCCTCAGCAGCGATACGCTGGCGTCAGCGCGCCTCAGCAACAGTACGGAGCACCCA CGGCTCCTCAGCAACAGTATGGAGCGCCAGCGGTTCCTCAGCAACAGTACGGAGCACCGCAGGAAGCTACTACGACCGAAGTGCCCAGCAGCACGGAAGAAGAGGATGCCACCACTGTCGCCAGTGCCACCGAATCTGAG TCCGAGCCCGTGAACTCTGTCAACGAGCtagaggacgaggaagtggatgaaCGCCAGCCCCAGCAGTCCGGCGAGTACTACGTCGCCCTCCCCGACGGTCGTCTTCAACGCGTGCGGTACATCAGCCAGCAGGACGTCGAGGCCATGAAGTACTTCGCCAAGATCCGTGCCGAGAACGTGGAGCCCCTTCGCGGACCAATCTACGCCTACTCTCCTCTGCAGAAGCTGCAGATCCTGCCAGCTGGACTGCAAGTGTCCGTGGCACCGGTCGGACCGATCGCAGCAGCGCCAGCCGAATCGAAACCGCAGAAACTCGAAATCAAGCCTGTCGCCGCTCAGGTGCAATACCAGTACGACAATCCCGCCGGTGTGATCCCGCTGGCCACTGGCCCGGCCAGCTCCGCTTACACCGCCTACACCACCAATTACCAGGTCCCCGCCAGCGAGTCCAGATACCTCCTCACCTTGCAGTAA
- the LOC143366692 gene encoding uncharacterized protein LOC143366692 isoform X1, with amino-acid sequence MKIFVALAILVGAVSAEPPRYRPQQRQYYFARQQEETTTVADAPYAPSGWTPTGQAFNLPQREAQTPQRQYGAPQQQYGAPAAPQQQYGAPATPQKQYGAPSAPQQRYAGVSAPQQQYGAPSEPQQQYGAPSEPQSQYGAPAAPQQQYGAPAVPQQQYGAPQEATTTEVPSSTEEEDATTVASATESESEPVNSVNELEDEEVDERQPQQSGEYYVALPDGRLQRVRYISQQDVEAMKYFAKIRAENVEPLRGPIYAYSPLQKLQILPAGLQVSVAPVGPIAAAPAESKPQKLEIKPVAAQVQYQYDNPAGVIPLATGPASSAYTAYTTNYQVPASESRYLLTLQ; translated from the exons ATGAAG ATATTCGTCGCCCTCGCCATTTTGGTCGGCGCAGTCAGCGCAGAGCCGCCAAGGTACCGTCCGCAACAAAGGCAATACTATTTTGCCAGGCAGCAAGAAGAAACCACCACTGTCGCTGACGCCCCTTACGCTCCGTCGGGCTGGACACCAACTGGGCAAGCCTTCAATCTTCCTCAGAGGGAGGCACAGACACCTCAGAGACAATACGGCGCCCCCCAGCAGCAATACGGTGCGCCAGCTGCCCCTCAGCAGCAGTACGGAGCACCAGCTACTCCTCAGAAGCAATATGGCGCCCCTAGTGCGCCTCAGCAGCGATACGCTGGCGTCAGCGCGCCTCAGCAACAGTACGGAGCACCCAGTGAACCTCAACAGCAATACGGAGCACCCAGTGAACCTCAGTCGCAATACGGAGCGCCAGCGGCTCCTCAGCAACAGTATGGAGCGCCAGCGGTTCCTCAGCAACAGTACGGAGCACCGCAGGAAGCTACTACGACCGAAGTGCCCAGCAGCACGGAAGAAGAGGATGCCACCACTGTCGCCAGTGCCACCGAATCTGAG TCCGAGCCCGTGAACTCTGTCAACGAGCtagaggacgaggaagtggatgaaCGCCAGCCCCAGCAGTCCGGCGAGTACTACGTCGCCCTCCCCGACGGTCGTCTTCAACGCGTGCGGTACATCAGCCAGCAGGACGTCGAGGCCATGAAGTACTTCGCCAAGATCCGTGCCGAGAACGTGGAGCCCCTTCGCGGACCAATCTACGCCTACTCTCCTCTGCAGAAGCTGCAGATCCTGCCAGCTGGACTGCAAGTGTCCGTGGCACCGGTCGGACCGATCGCAGCAGCGCCAGCCGAATCGAAACCGCAGAAACTCGAAATCAAGCCTGTCGCCGCTCAGGTGCAATACCAGTACGACAATCCCGCCGGTGTGATCCCGCTGGCCACTGGCCCGGCCAGCTCCGCTTACACCGCCTACACCACCAATTACCAGGTCCCCGCCAGCGAGTCCAGATACCTCCTCACCTTGCAGTAA